In Sander lucioperca isolate FBNREF2018 chromosome 12, SLUC_FBN_1.2, whole genome shotgun sequence, one DNA window encodes the following:
- the LOC116043484 gene encoding rap1 GTPase-activating protein 1 isoform X6, which produces MPCSPFRIGRPRKFWKQDGSDPRISATLEPQLFQPTLPYTTSPFHKGKRMDEQRCTFPPPLKTEEDYIPYPSVHEVLGRKSPFPLILLPQFGGYWIEGTNHEMSDTVETEQPQPQSPNTRTKLECNTTATIFRKHFLGKEHFNYYSVDSALGHLVFSLKYDVIGDQEHLRLMLRTKLKTYHDVIPISCLTEFPNVVQMAKLVCEEVNVDRFFPVLYPKASRLIVTFDEHVISNNFKFGVIYQKFGQTSEEELFGNSEESPAFVEFLEFLGEKIELHNFKGFRGGLDVTHGQTGAESVYCNYRNKEVMFHVSTKLPYTDGDTQQLQRKRHIGNDIVAILFQEENTPFVPDMIASNFLHAYIVVQVVNPCSDNVLYKVSVTARDDVPFFGPALPNPAVFKKSPEFHEFLFMKLINAEYACCKAEKFSKLEERTRSALLETLYEELHVNSQAMMGVGGDDDKLENGSAGGGGFFESFKRVIRSRSQSMDATGLTFKKPHTFSTSFNSSFNHEPAESPKYPGISLLVPGKSPSKYGRRGSAIGIGTVEESLIVPGKSPTRKKSGPFSSRRSSAIGIENIQEVHEKSQESSPNTQKTPDSGHVSQDPKSDNSSNQSSPEALTTTKNSSYLGGRAPSIPEGHDLSRSSSNASSFASVVEENETEATEDYDTGMESLSSAGTPHKRDSFTYNTWLEDNISSTCTSSHGSTPGPGKPERGKGTDVRIKLERPHDHQSSSNC; this is translated from the exons gGCAAAAGGATGGATGAGCAGAGGTGCACCTTTCCTCCCCCACTCAAG ACAGAGGAGGACTACATTCCATACCCAAGTGTCCATGAG GTGTTGGGCAGAAAAAGCCCCtttcctctcatcctcctcccGCAGTTTGGGGGTTACTGGATCGAGGGGACTAACCATGAGATGAGTGACACAGTGGAAACAGAACAGCCGCAGCCTCAGTCTCCGAACACCCGCACCAAGCTGGAATGTAACACAACAGCTACGATCTTCCGGAAACACTTCCTGGGAAAG GAACACTTTAATTACTATTCAGTGGACAGCGCCCTTGGACATCTGGTGTTCTCTCTAAAGTATGATGTTATTGGTGACCAGGAACATCTCCGTCTGATGCTCAG GACCAAGCTGAAAACCTACCATGATGTGATCCCCATTTCCTGTCTGACAGAGTTTCCCAATGTGGTCCAAATGGCCAAG CTCGTCTGTGAAGAGGTCAATGTGGACCGCTTTTTTCCTGTCCTTTATCCAAAA gcttCAAGACTTATTGTCACTTTCGATGAACATGTGATAAGCAACAATTTCAAGTTTGGGGTCATTTATCAAAAGTTTGGACAG ACTTCAGAGGAAGAGCTGTTTGGCAACAGTGAAGAGAGTCCTGCCTTTGTAGAATTCCTGGAGTTTCTAGGAGAGAAAATTGAGCTGcacaactttaaagg TTTCCGCGGAGGGTTAGACGTGACTCACGGGCAGACTGGCGCGGAATCTGTCTACTGCAACTACCGTAACAAAGAGGTCATGTTCCACGTGTCCACAAAGCTGCCTTACACAGATGGGGACACCCAGCAG TTGCAGAGAAAGAGGCACATAGGAAACGACATTGTGGCCATCTTATTCCAAGAGGAAAACACTCCCTTTGTACCAGACATGATCGCCTCCAACTTTCTCCATGCCTACATTGTGGTCCAAGTAGTCAACCCCTGCTCTGACAATGTTCTCTACAAG GTGTCAGTGACAGCACGGGATGATGTACCTTTCTTTGGCCCGGCACTCCCAAACCCTGCTGTCTTTAAAAAA AGCCCTGAATTTCATGAATTCCTTTTTATGAAGCTCATCAATGCAGAGTATGCCTGCTGCAAAGCCGAGAAATTTTCCAAATTAGAG gaacGAACGAGGTCGGCCTTGTTAGAGACCCTTTATGAGGAGCTCCATGTGAACAGTCAGGCCATGATGGGTGTCGGAGGAGACGACGACAAACTGGAAAATGGCAGTGCAGGAGGAGGGGGCTTCTTTGAGTCCTTCAAG CGGGTGATCCGCAGCAGGAGCCAGTCTATGGATGCCACGGGTCTTACTTTCAAGAAGCCGCACACATTCTCCACTAGCTTCAACAGCAGCTTTAACCACGAGCCCGCAGAGAGCCCCAAATACCCAGGGATA TCATTGCTTGTCCCAGGCAAAAGTCCCAGTAAATATGGACGTCGAGGCAGTGCCATAGGGATAGGAACAGTAGAAGAG TCTTTGATTGTCCCAGGGAAAAGCCCAACCAGGAAAAAGTCTGGTCCTTTCAGCTCCAGGCGAAGCAGTGCCATCGGTATTGAAAACATCCAAGAAGTCCATGAGAAGAG TCAAGAAAGCTCCCCAAATACCCAGAAGACCCCTGACAGCGGTCACGTCTCTCAAGACCCCAAATCTGACAACTCGTCCAATCAGAGCTCCCCCGAGGCTCTTACAACCACCAAGAACAG TTCTTATCTCGGTGGCAGGGCCCCATCCATCCCCGAGGGTCATGACCTCTCCCGCTCCTCCTCCAACGCTAGTAGCTTCGCCAGTGTGGTGGAGGAGAACGAGACAGAGGCCACAGAGGACTATGACACAGGCATG GAGAGTCTGTCGTCTGCCGGGACGCCACACAAGCGAGACTCCTTCACCTACAACACCTGGCTAGAGGACAACATCAGCAGCACCTGTACCAGCAGTCATGGTAGCACCCCAG GGCCTGGAAAACCTGAACGAGGGAAGGGGACGGATGTCCGTATCAAACTGGAACGACCACACGACCATCAGTCCTCATCA AACTGTTAA
- the LOC116043484 gene encoding rap1 GTPase-activating protein 1 isoform X12: MADNHGNHFNAPMVTKAHWKKPSHGKRMDEQRCTFPPPLKTEEDYIPYPSVHEVLGRKSPFPLILLPQFGGYWIEGTNHEMSDTVETEQPQPQSPNTRTKLECNTTATIFRKHFLGKEHFNYYSVDSALGHLVFSLKYDVIGDQEHLRLMLRTKLKTYHDVIPISCLTEFPNVVQMAKLVCEEVNVDRFFPVLYPKASRLIVTFDEHVISNNFKFGVIYQKFGQTSEEELFGNSEESPAFVEFLEFLGEKIELHNFKGFRGGLDVTHGQTGAESVYCNYRNKEVMFHVSTKLPYTDGDTQQLQRKRHIGNDIVAILFQEENTPFVPDMIASNFLHAYIVVQVVNPCSDNVLYKVSVTARDDVPFFGPALPNPAVFKKSPEFHEFLFMKLINAEYACCKAEKFSKLEERTRSALLETLYEELHVNSQAMMGVGGDDDKLENGSAGGGGFFESFKRVIRSRSQSMDATGLTFKKPHTFSTSFNSSFNHEPAESPKYPGISLLVPGKSPSKYGRRGSAIGIGTVEESLIVPGKSPTRKKSGPFSSRRSSAIGIENIQEVHEKSQESSPNTQKTPDSGHVSQDPKSDNSSNQSSPEALTTTKNSSYLGGRAPSIPEGHDLSRSSSNASSFASVVEENETEATEDYDTGMESLSSAGTPHKRDSFTYNTWLEDNISSTCTSSHGSTPGPGKPERGKGTDVRIKLERPHDHQSSSNC; encoded by the exons ATGGCTGATAATCATGGCAACCACTTCAATGCTCCAATGGTGACAAAGGCACACTGGAAGAAACCCAGCCAT gGCAAAAGGATGGATGAGCAGAGGTGCACCTTTCCTCCCCCACTCAAG ACAGAGGAGGACTACATTCCATACCCAAGTGTCCATGAG GTGTTGGGCAGAAAAAGCCCCtttcctctcatcctcctcccGCAGTTTGGGGGTTACTGGATCGAGGGGACTAACCATGAGATGAGTGACACAGTGGAAACAGAACAGCCGCAGCCTCAGTCTCCGAACACCCGCACCAAGCTGGAATGTAACACAACAGCTACGATCTTCCGGAAACACTTCCTGGGAAAG GAACACTTTAATTACTATTCAGTGGACAGCGCCCTTGGACATCTGGTGTTCTCTCTAAAGTATGATGTTATTGGTGACCAGGAACATCTCCGTCTGATGCTCAG GACCAAGCTGAAAACCTACCATGATGTGATCCCCATTTCCTGTCTGACAGAGTTTCCCAATGTGGTCCAAATGGCCAAG CTCGTCTGTGAAGAGGTCAATGTGGACCGCTTTTTTCCTGTCCTTTATCCAAAA gcttCAAGACTTATTGTCACTTTCGATGAACATGTGATAAGCAACAATTTCAAGTTTGGGGTCATTTATCAAAAGTTTGGACAG ACTTCAGAGGAAGAGCTGTTTGGCAACAGTGAAGAGAGTCCTGCCTTTGTAGAATTCCTGGAGTTTCTAGGAGAGAAAATTGAGCTGcacaactttaaagg TTTCCGCGGAGGGTTAGACGTGACTCACGGGCAGACTGGCGCGGAATCTGTCTACTGCAACTACCGTAACAAAGAGGTCATGTTCCACGTGTCCACAAAGCTGCCTTACACAGATGGGGACACCCAGCAG TTGCAGAGAAAGAGGCACATAGGAAACGACATTGTGGCCATCTTATTCCAAGAGGAAAACACTCCCTTTGTACCAGACATGATCGCCTCCAACTTTCTCCATGCCTACATTGTGGTCCAAGTAGTCAACCCCTGCTCTGACAATGTTCTCTACAAG GTGTCAGTGACAGCACGGGATGATGTACCTTTCTTTGGCCCGGCACTCCCAAACCCTGCTGTCTTTAAAAAA AGCCCTGAATTTCATGAATTCCTTTTTATGAAGCTCATCAATGCAGAGTATGCCTGCTGCAAAGCCGAGAAATTTTCCAAATTAGAG gaacGAACGAGGTCGGCCTTGTTAGAGACCCTTTATGAGGAGCTCCATGTGAACAGTCAGGCCATGATGGGTGTCGGAGGAGACGACGACAAACTGGAAAATGGCAGTGCAGGAGGAGGGGGCTTCTTTGAGTCCTTCAAG CGGGTGATCCGCAGCAGGAGCCAGTCTATGGATGCCACGGGTCTTACTTTCAAGAAGCCGCACACATTCTCCACTAGCTTCAACAGCAGCTTTAACCACGAGCCCGCAGAGAGCCCCAAATACCCAGGGATA TCATTGCTTGTCCCAGGCAAAAGTCCCAGTAAATATGGACGTCGAGGCAGTGCCATAGGGATAGGAACAGTAGAAGAG TCTTTGATTGTCCCAGGGAAAAGCCCAACCAGGAAAAAGTCTGGTCCTTTCAGCTCCAGGCGAAGCAGTGCCATCGGTATTGAAAACATCCAAGAAGTCCATGAGAAGAG TCAAGAAAGCTCCCCAAATACCCAGAAGACCCCTGACAGCGGTCACGTCTCTCAAGACCCCAAATCTGACAACTCGTCCAATCAGAGCTCCCCCGAGGCTCTTACAACCACCAAGAACAG TTCTTATCTCGGTGGCAGGGCCCCATCCATCCCCGAGGGTCATGACCTCTCCCGCTCCTCCTCCAACGCTAGTAGCTTCGCCAGTGTGGTGGAGGAGAACGAGACAGAGGCCACAGAGGACTATGACACAGGCATG GAGAGTCTGTCGTCTGCCGGGACGCCACACAAGCGAGACTCCTTCACCTACAACACCTGGCTAGAGGACAACATCAGCAGCACCTGTACCAGCAGTCATGGTAGCACCCCAG GGCCTGGAAAACCTGAACGAGGGAAGGGGACGGATGTCCGTATCAAACTGGAACGACCACACGACCATCAGTCCTCATCA AACTGTTAA
- the LOC116043484 gene encoding rap1 GTPase-activating protein 1 isoform X11, which yields MPQRKRSFTFGAYGGVDKTFSKARSIWKQDGSDPRISATLEPQLFQPTLPYTTSPFHKTPDLFAMIEKIQGKRMDEQRCTFPPPLKTEEDYIPYPSVHEVLGRKSPFPLILLPQFGGYWIEGTNHEMSDTVETEQPQPQSPNTRTKLECNTTATIFRKHFLGKEHFNYYSVDSALGHLVFSLKYDVIGDQEHLRLMLRTKLKTYHDVIPISCLTEFPNVVQMAKLVCEEVNVDRFFPVLYPKASRLIVTFDEHVISNNFKFGVIYQKFGQTSEEELFGNSEESPAFVEFLEFLGEKIELHNFKGFRGGLDVTHGQTGAESVYCNYRNKEVMFHVSTKLPYTDGDTQQLQRKRHIGNDIVAILFQEENTPFVPDMIASNFLHAYIVVQVVNPCSDNVLYKVSVTARDDVPFFGPALPNPAVFKKSPEFHEFLFMKLINAEYACCKAEKFSKLEERTRSALLETLYEELHVNSQAMMGVGGDDDKLENGSAGGGGFFESFKSLLVPGKSPSKYGRRGSAIGIGTVEESLIVPGKSPTRKKSGPFSSRRSSAIGIENIQEVHEKSQESSPNTQKTPDSGHVSQDPKSDNSSNQSSPEALTTTKNSSYLGGRAPSIPEGHDLSRSSSNASSFASVVEENETEATEDYDTGMESLSSAGTPHKRDSFTYNTWLEDNISSTCTSSHGSTPGPGKPERGKGTDVRIKLERPHDHQSSSNC from the exons ACTCCAGATTTATTTGCAATGATTGAAAAGATACAG gGCAAAAGGATGGATGAGCAGAGGTGCACCTTTCCTCCCCCACTCAAG ACAGAGGAGGACTACATTCCATACCCAAGTGTCCATGAG GTGTTGGGCAGAAAAAGCCCCtttcctctcatcctcctcccGCAGTTTGGGGGTTACTGGATCGAGGGGACTAACCATGAGATGAGTGACACAGTGGAAACAGAACAGCCGCAGCCTCAGTCTCCGAACACCCGCACCAAGCTGGAATGTAACACAACAGCTACGATCTTCCGGAAACACTTCCTGGGAAAG GAACACTTTAATTACTATTCAGTGGACAGCGCCCTTGGACATCTGGTGTTCTCTCTAAAGTATGATGTTATTGGTGACCAGGAACATCTCCGTCTGATGCTCAG GACCAAGCTGAAAACCTACCATGATGTGATCCCCATTTCCTGTCTGACAGAGTTTCCCAATGTGGTCCAAATGGCCAAG CTCGTCTGTGAAGAGGTCAATGTGGACCGCTTTTTTCCTGTCCTTTATCCAAAA gcttCAAGACTTATTGTCACTTTCGATGAACATGTGATAAGCAACAATTTCAAGTTTGGGGTCATTTATCAAAAGTTTGGACAG ACTTCAGAGGAAGAGCTGTTTGGCAACAGTGAAGAGAGTCCTGCCTTTGTAGAATTCCTGGAGTTTCTAGGAGAGAAAATTGAGCTGcacaactttaaagg TTTCCGCGGAGGGTTAGACGTGACTCACGGGCAGACTGGCGCGGAATCTGTCTACTGCAACTACCGTAACAAAGAGGTCATGTTCCACGTGTCCACAAAGCTGCCTTACACAGATGGGGACACCCAGCAG TTGCAGAGAAAGAGGCACATAGGAAACGACATTGTGGCCATCTTATTCCAAGAGGAAAACACTCCCTTTGTACCAGACATGATCGCCTCCAACTTTCTCCATGCCTACATTGTGGTCCAAGTAGTCAACCCCTGCTCTGACAATGTTCTCTACAAG GTGTCAGTGACAGCACGGGATGATGTACCTTTCTTTGGCCCGGCACTCCCAAACCCTGCTGTCTTTAAAAAA AGCCCTGAATTTCATGAATTCCTTTTTATGAAGCTCATCAATGCAGAGTATGCCTGCTGCAAAGCCGAGAAATTTTCCAAATTAGAG gaacGAACGAGGTCGGCCTTGTTAGAGACCCTTTATGAGGAGCTCCATGTGAACAGTCAGGCCATGATGGGTGTCGGAGGAGACGACGACAAACTGGAAAATGGCAGTGCAGGAGGAGGGGGCTTCTTTGAGTCCTTCAAG TCATTGCTTGTCCCAGGCAAAAGTCCCAGTAAATATGGACGTCGAGGCAGTGCCATAGGGATAGGAACAGTAGAAGAG TCTTTGATTGTCCCAGGGAAAAGCCCAACCAGGAAAAAGTCTGGTCCTTTCAGCTCCAGGCGAAGCAGTGCCATCGGTATTGAAAACATCCAAGAAGTCCATGAGAAGAG TCAAGAAAGCTCCCCAAATACCCAGAAGACCCCTGACAGCGGTCACGTCTCTCAAGACCCCAAATCTGACAACTCGTCCAATCAGAGCTCCCCCGAGGCTCTTACAACCACCAAGAACAG TTCTTATCTCGGTGGCAGGGCCCCATCCATCCCCGAGGGTCATGACCTCTCCCGCTCCTCCTCCAACGCTAGTAGCTTCGCCAGTGTGGTGGAGGAGAACGAGACAGAGGCCACAGAGGACTATGACACAGGCATG GAGAGTCTGTCGTCTGCCGGGACGCCACACAAGCGAGACTCCTTCACCTACAACACCTGGCTAGAGGACAACATCAGCAGCACCTGTACCAGCAGTCATGGTAGCACCCCAG GGCCTGGAAAACCTGAACGAGGGAAGGGGACGGATGTCCGTATCAAACTGGAACGACCACACGACCATCAGTCCTCATCA AACTGTTAA
- the LOC116043484 gene encoding rap1 GTPase-activating protein 1 isoform X14, whose product MPQRKRSFTFGAYGGVDKTFSKARSIWKQDGSDPRISATLEPQLFQPTLPYTTSPFHKTPDLFAMIEKIQGKRMDEQRCTFPPPLKTEEDYIPYPSVHEVLGRKSPFPLILLPQFGGYWIEGTNHEMSDTVETEQPQPQSPNTRTKLECNTTATIFRKHFLGKEHFNYYSVDSALGHLVFSLKYDVIGDQEHLRLMLRTKLKTYHDVIPISCLTEFPNVVQMAKLVCEEVNVDRFFPVLYPKASRLIVTFDEHVISNNFKFGVIYQKFGQTSEEELFGNSEESPAFVEFLEFLGEKIELHNFKGFRGGLDVTHGQTGAESVYCNYRNKEVMFHVSTKLPYTDGDTQQLQRKRHIGNDIVAILFQEENTPFVPDMIASNFLHAYIVVQVVNPCSDNVLYKVSVTARDDVPFFGPALPNPAVFKKSPEFHEFLFMKLINAEYACCKAEKFSKLEERTRSALLETLYEELHVNSQAMMGVGGDDDKLENGSAGGGGFFESFKSLIVPGKSPTRKKSGPFSSRRSSAIGIENIQEVHEKSQESSPNTQKTPDSGHVSQDPKSDNSSNQSSPEALTTTKNSSYLGGRAPSIPEGHDLSRSSSNASSFASVVEENETEATEDYDTGMESLSSAGTPHKRDSFTYNTWLEDNISSTCTSSHGSTPGPGKPERGKGTDVRIKLERPHDHQSSSNC is encoded by the exons ACTCCAGATTTATTTGCAATGATTGAAAAGATACAG gGCAAAAGGATGGATGAGCAGAGGTGCACCTTTCCTCCCCCACTCAAG ACAGAGGAGGACTACATTCCATACCCAAGTGTCCATGAG GTGTTGGGCAGAAAAAGCCCCtttcctctcatcctcctcccGCAGTTTGGGGGTTACTGGATCGAGGGGACTAACCATGAGATGAGTGACACAGTGGAAACAGAACAGCCGCAGCCTCAGTCTCCGAACACCCGCACCAAGCTGGAATGTAACACAACAGCTACGATCTTCCGGAAACACTTCCTGGGAAAG GAACACTTTAATTACTATTCAGTGGACAGCGCCCTTGGACATCTGGTGTTCTCTCTAAAGTATGATGTTATTGGTGACCAGGAACATCTCCGTCTGATGCTCAG GACCAAGCTGAAAACCTACCATGATGTGATCCCCATTTCCTGTCTGACAGAGTTTCCCAATGTGGTCCAAATGGCCAAG CTCGTCTGTGAAGAGGTCAATGTGGACCGCTTTTTTCCTGTCCTTTATCCAAAA gcttCAAGACTTATTGTCACTTTCGATGAACATGTGATAAGCAACAATTTCAAGTTTGGGGTCATTTATCAAAAGTTTGGACAG ACTTCAGAGGAAGAGCTGTTTGGCAACAGTGAAGAGAGTCCTGCCTTTGTAGAATTCCTGGAGTTTCTAGGAGAGAAAATTGAGCTGcacaactttaaagg TTTCCGCGGAGGGTTAGACGTGACTCACGGGCAGACTGGCGCGGAATCTGTCTACTGCAACTACCGTAACAAAGAGGTCATGTTCCACGTGTCCACAAAGCTGCCTTACACAGATGGGGACACCCAGCAG TTGCAGAGAAAGAGGCACATAGGAAACGACATTGTGGCCATCTTATTCCAAGAGGAAAACACTCCCTTTGTACCAGACATGATCGCCTCCAACTTTCTCCATGCCTACATTGTGGTCCAAGTAGTCAACCCCTGCTCTGACAATGTTCTCTACAAG GTGTCAGTGACAGCACGGGATGATGTACCTTTCTTTGGCCCGGCACTCCCAAACCCTGCTGTCTTTAAAAAA AGCCCTGAATTTCATGAATTCCTTTTTATGAAGCTCATCAATGCAGAGTATGCCTGCTGCAAAGCCGAGAAATTTTCCAAATTAGAG gaacGAACGAGGTCGGCCTTGTTAGAGACCCTTTATGAGGAGCTCCATGTGAACAGTCAGGCCATGATGGGTGTCGGAGGAGACGACGACAAACTGGAAAATGGCAGTGCAGGAGGAGGGGGCTTCTTTGAGTCCTTCAAG TCTTTGATTGTCCCAGGGAAAAGCCCAACCAGGAAAAAGTCTGGTCCTTTCAGCTCCAGGCGAAGCAGTGCCATCGGTATTGAAAACATCCAAGAAGTCCATGAGAAGAG TCAAGAAAGCTCCCCAAATACCCAGAAGACCCCTGACAGCGGTCACGTCTCTCAAGACCCCAAATCTGACAACTCGTCCAATCAGAGCTCCCCCGAGGCTCTTACAACCACCAAGAACAG TTCTTATCTCGGTGGCAGGGCCCCATCCATCCCCGAGGGTCATGACCTCTCCCGCTCCTCCTCCAACGCTAGTAGCTTCGCCAGTGTGGTGGAGGAGAACGAGACAGAGGCCACAGAGGACTATGACACAGGCATG GAGAGTCTGTCGTCTGCCGGGACGCCACACAAGCGAGACTCCTTCACCTACAACACCTGGCTAGAGGACAACATCAGCAGCACCTGTACCAGCAGTCATGGTAGCACCCCAG GGCCTGGAAAACCTGAACGAGGGAAGGGGACGGATGTCCGTATCAAACTGGAACGACCACACGACCATCAGTCCTCATCA AACTGTTAA
- the LOC116043484 gene encoding rap1 GTPase-activating protein 1 isoform X13, giving the protein MIEKIQGKRMDEQRCTFPPPLKTEEDYIPYPSVHEVLGRKSPFPLILLPQFGGYWIEGTNHEMSDTVETEQPQPQSPNTRTKLECNTTATIFRKHFLGKEHFNYYSVDSALGHLVFSLKYDVIGDQEHLRLMLRTKLKTYHDVIPISCLTEFPNVVQMAKLVCEEVNVDRFFPVLYPKASRLIVTFDEHVISNNFKFGVIYQKFGQTSEEELFGNSEESPAFVEFLEFLGEKIELHNFKGFRGGLDVTHGQTGAESVYCNYRNKEVMFHVSTKLPYTDGDTQQLQRKRHIGNDIVAILFQEENTPFVPDMIASNFLHAYIVVQVVNPCSDNVLYKVSVTARDDVPFFGPALPNPAVFKKSPEFHEFLFMKLINAEYACCKAEKFSKLEERTRSALLETLYEELHVNSQAMMGVGGDDDKLENGSAGGGGFFESFKRVIRSRSQSMDATGLTFKKPHTFSTSFNSSFNHEPAESPKYPGISLLVPGKSPSKYGRRGSAIGIGTVEESLIVPGKSPTRKKSGPFSSRRSSAIGIENIQEVHEKSQESSPNTQKTPDSGHVSQDPKSDNSSNQSSPEALTTTKNSSYLGGRAPSIPEGHDLSRSSSNASSFASVVEENETEATEDYDTGMESLSSAGTPHKRDSFTYNTWLEDNISSTCTSSHGSTPGPGKPERGKGTDVRIKLERPHDHQSSSNC; this is encoded by the exons ATGATTGAAAAGATACAG gGCAAAAGGATGGATGAGCAGAGGTGCACCTTTCCTCCCCCACTCAAG ACAGAGGAGGACTACATTCCATACCCAAGTGTCCATGAG GTGTTGGGCAGAAAAAGCCCCtttcctctcatcctcctcccGCAGTTTGGGGGTTACTGGATCGAGGGGACTAACCATGAGATGAGTGACACAGTGGAAACAGAACAGCCGCAGCCTCAGTCTCCGAACACCCGCACCAAGCTGGAATGTAACACAACAGCTACGATCTTCCGGAAACACTTCCTGGGAAAG GAACACTTTAATTACTATTCAGTGGACAGCGCCCTTGGACATCTGGTGTTCTCTCTAAAGTATGATGTTATTGGTGACCAGGAACATCTCCGTCTGATGCTCAG GACCAAGCTGAAAACCTACCATGATGTGATCCCCATTTCCTGTCTGACAGAGTTTCCCAATGTGGTCCAAATGGCCAAG CTCGTCTGTGAAGAGGTCAATGTGGACCGCTTTTTTCCTGTCCTTTATCCAAAA gcttCAAGACTTATTGTCACTTTCGATGAACATGTGATAAGCAACAATTTCAAGTTTGGGGTCATTTATCAAAAGTTTGGACAG ACTTCAGAGGAAGAGCTGTTTGGCAACAGTGAAGAGAGTCCTGCCTTTGTAGAATTCCTGGAGTTTCTAGGAGAGAAAATTGAGCTGcacaactttaaagg TTTCCGCGGAGGGTTAGACGTGACTCACGGGCAGACTGGCGCGGAATCTGTCTACTGCAACTACCGTAACAAAGAGGTCATGTTCCACGTGTCCACAAAGCTGCCTTACACAGATGGGGACACCCAGCAG TTGCAGAGAAAGAGGCACATAGGAAACGACATTGTGGCCATCTTATTCCAAGAGGAAAACACTCCCTTTGTACCAGACATGATCGCCTCCAACTTTCTCCATGCCTACATTGTGGTCCAAGTAGTCAACCCCTGCTCTGACAATGTTCTCTACAAG GTGTCAGTGACAGCACGGGATGATGTACCTTTCTTTGGCCCGGCACTCCCAAACCCTGCTGTCTTTAAAAAA AGCCCTGAATTTCATGAATTCCTTTTTATGAAGCTCATCAATGCAGAGTATGCCTGCTGCAAAGCCGAGAAATTTTCCAAATTAGAG gaacGAACGAGGTCGGCCTTGTTAGAGACCCTTTATGAGGAGCTCCATGTGAACAGTCAGGCCATGATGGGTGTCGGAGGAGACGACGACAAACTGGAAAATGGCAGTGCAGGAGGAGGGGGCTTCTTTGAGTCCTTCAAG CGGGTGATCCGCAGCAGGAGCCAGTCTATGGATGCCACGGGTCTTACTTTCAAGAAGCCGCACACATTCTCCACTAGCTTCAACAGCAGCTTTAACCACGAGCCCGCAGAGAGCCCCAAATACCCAGGGATA TCATTGCTTGTCCCAGGCAAAAGTCCCAGTAAATATGGACGTCGAGGCAGTGCCATAGGGATAGGAACAGTAGAAGAG TCTTTGATTGTCCCAGGGAAAAGCCCAACCAGGAAAAAGTCTGGTCCTTTCAGCTCCAGGCGAAGCAGTGCCATCGGTATTGAAAACATCCAAGAAGTCCATGAGAAGAG TCAAGAAAGCTCCCCAAATACCCAGAAGACCCCTGACAGCGGTCACGTCTCTCAAGACCCCAAATCTGACAACTCGTCCAATCAGAGCTCCCCCGAGGCTCTTACAACCACCAAGAACAG TTCTTATCTCGGTGGCAGGGCCCCATCCATCCCCGAGGGTCATGACCTCTCCCGCTCCTCCTCCAACGCTAGTAGCTTCGCCAGTGTGGTGGAGGAGAACGAGACAGAGGCCACAGAGGACTATGACACAGGCATG GAGAGTCTGTCGTCTGCCGGGACGCCACACAAGCGAGACTCCTTCACCTACAACACCTGGCTAGAGGACAACATCAGCAGCACCTGTACCAGCAGTCATGGTAGCACCCCAG GGCCTGGAAAACCTGAACGAGGGAAGGGGACGGATGTCCGTATCAAACTGGAACGACCACACGACCATCAGTCCTCATCA AACTGTTAA